In one window of Arachis ipaensis cultivar K30076 chromosome B06, Araip1.1, whole genome shotgun sequence DNA:
- the LOC110263767 gene encoding polyadenylate-binding protein, cytoplasmic and nuclear-like yields the protein MDLVFVGLLPSLFSFFVLFIFSLRKNLIFQRMKDLYLVALTFFPLLAAALDCYSFCFFCVELKASRAIELKNHSLLHGKVIRVMWSRCDPDVRKSGRGNVFVKNLAESIDNAGLHDLFLKFGNILSSFGNCFGASNWFRGRDDSDTAEKPRNESAEFVERIKAKSHD from the exons ATGGATCTTGTGTTTGTCGGTCTTCTTCCttctctgttttctttttttgtcCTTTTCATTTTCTCGTTGAGGAAGAACTTGATTTTCCAAAGAATGAAGGATCTTTATCTGGTAGCATTAACATTCTTTCCCCTGCTGGCTGCTGCATTGGATTGCTATTCTTTTTGCTTTTTCTGCGTTGAGTTGAAGG CAAGTCGTGCAATTGAGTTGAAGAATCATTCTTTACTACATGGAAAAGTGATAAGGGTCATGTGGTCTCGTTGCGATCCTGATGTGAGAAAAAGTGGCAGAGGGAATGTTTTTGTTAAG AACTTAGCTGAATCCATAGATAATGCGGGATTACATGATTTATTTCTAAAGTTTGGAAATATCTTGTCCAGCTTTGGGAATTGCTTTGGTGCTTCAAATTGGTTTAGAGGGAGGGATGATAGTGATACTGCTGAGAAGCCACGGAACGAG AGTGCAGAATTTGTTGAAAGGATAAAAGCCAAGTCTCATGATTGA